From a single Pseudomonas cremoricolorata genomic region:
- the rhlB gene encoding ATP-dependent RNA helicase RhlB: MLKALKKLFGKEDAAAQAAATPAPVVTPPPAVAVPAPSIAQSFEAPAVGTPPPSPQPEPGPRQQAASNSKPRRERKPKPQASLWKPEDFVVEAQEGKTRFHDFKLSNELMHAIHDLGFPYCTPIQAQVLGYTLRGQDAIGRAQTGTGKTAAFLISIIAQLQQTPPPKERYMGEPRALIIAPTRELVVQIAKDAAALTKYSGLNVMTFVGGMDFDKQLKSLEARHCDILVATPGRLLDFQQRGEVHLDMVEVMVLDEADRMLDMGFIPQVRQIIRQTPPKSERQTLLFSATFTDDVMNLAKQWTTNPAIVEIEPENVASETVEQHVYAVAGSDKYKLLYNLVTQNNWQRVMVFANRKDEVRRIEERLVRDGINAAQLSGDVPQHKRIRTLENFREGRVTVLVATDVAGRGIHIDGISHVINFTLPEDPDDYVHRIGRTGRAGSNGVSISFAGEDDSYQLPGIEQLLGRKISCEMPPEALLKPVPRKGQ; this comes from the coding sequence GTGCTCAAGGCACTCAAGAAACTATTCGGCAAGGAAGACGCCGCCGCCCAGGCCGCCGCTACCCCAGCCCCCGTGGTCACTCCGCCGCCCGCAGTCGCTGTGCCGGCGCCCTCCATCGCGCAGTCCTTCGAGGCTCCGGCCGTCGGCACGCCACCGCCTTCACCACAGCCTGAGCCAGGCCCGCGCCAGCAGGCCGCCTCCAACAGCAAGCCGCGCCGTGAGCGCAAGCCCAAGCCGCAGGCGTCATTGTGGAAGCCTGAAGACTTCGTGGTCGAAGCGCAGGAAGGCAAGACCCGCTTCCATGATTTCAAACTGTCCAACGAGCTGATGCACGCCATCCACGACCTGGGTTTCCCGTACTGCACGCCGATCCAGGCCCAGGTCCTGGGCTACACCCTGCGCGGCCAGGATGCCATCGGCCGGGCACAGACCGGCACCGGCAAGACCGCAGCCTTCCTGATTTCCATCATCGCCCAGCTGCAACAGACGCCTCCACCCAAGGAGCGCTACATGGGCGAGCCGCGCGCGCTGATCATCGCCCCAACGCGCGAGCTGGTGGTGCAGATCGCCAAGGATGCCGCGGCGCTGACCAAGTACAGCGGCCTGAACGTCATGACCTTCGTCGGCGGCATGGATTTCGACAAACAGCTCAAAAGCCTGGAAGCCCGTCATTGTGACATTCTGGTGGCCACGCCTGGGCGTCTGCTGGACTTCCAGCAACGCGGCGAAGTGCACCTGGACATGGTCGAAGTGATGGTGCTGGATGAAGCCGACCGCATGCTCGACATGGGCTTCATTCCCCAGGTGCGACAGATCATCCGGCAGACGCCACCCAAATCCGAGCGTCAGACCCTGCTGTTCTCCGCCACCTTCACCGACGATGTGATGAACCTCGCCAAGCAGTGGACCACCAACCCTGCCATCGTCGAAATCGAGCCGGAGAATGTGGCCAGTGAAACCGTGGAACAGCACGTCTACGCCGTGGCCGGCAGTGACAAGTACAAGCTGCTGTACAACCTGGTGACACAGAACAACTGGCAGCGGGTGATGGTCTTCGCCAACCGCAAGGATGAAGTGCGGCGCATCGAAGAACGCCTGGTGCGCGATGGCATCAACGCCGCGCAGCTGTCTGGCGACGTACCGCAGCACAAGCGCATTCGCACCCTGGAAAACTTCCGCGAAGGTCGGGTGACGGTGCTGGTGGCAACCGATGTCGCCGGCCGCGGCATCCACATCGATGGCATCAGCCACGTCATCAACTTCACCCTGCCGGAAGATCCGGACGACTACGTGCACCGTATCGGGCGTACCGGCCGTGCCGGCAGCAACGGCGTGTCGATCAGCTTTGCCGGCGAAGACGACTCCTACCAGTTGCCTGGCATCGAACAACTGCTGGGACGCAAGATCAGCTGTGAAATGCCGCCTGAAGCATTGCTCAAGCCGGTGCCGCGCAAAGGGCAGTAA
- a CDS encoding MoaD/ThiS family protein, which yields MKLQVVYFARYREALGLDGEVVEGDFKVLDDVRQALLERGQGYAVLAEQNLMCARNQELCRLTEALAEGDEVAFFPPVTGG from the coding sequence ATGAAGCTGCAAGTGGTGTATTTCGCCCGTTATCGCGAGGCACTGGGGCTGGATGGCGAGGTAGTGGAAGGCGACTTCAAGGTGCTCGACGATGTGCGCCAGGCGTTGCTCGAGCGTGGCCAGGGTTACGCCGTGCTCGCCGAACAGAACCTGATGTGCGCGCGCAACCAGGAGCTGTGCCGGCTCACCGAGGCGCTGGCAGAGGGCGACGAAGTGGCCTTCTTCCCGCCTGTGACGGGGGGTTGA
- a CDS encoding alpha/beta hydrolase: MTDPLILEPQNTADACVIWLHGLGADRYDFLPVAEALQAHLHSTRFVMPQAPTQPVTINGGYAMPSWYDIKAMSPARAIDEAQLEQSAEQVIALIEAERSKGIDLTRVFLAGFSQGGAVVLHTAYVKWQEALGGVLALSTYAPTFSDEHQLSACQQRTPALCLHGVNDPVVIPSMGRTAFEHLKHWGVDASWQEYPMEHEVLNEEVQNILNWLVARLR; encoded by the coding sequence ATGACCGACCCGTTGATTCTCGAGCCACAGAACACCGCCGATGCCTGTGTGATCTGGTTGCATGGCCTGGGAGCCGACCGTTACGACTTCCTACCGGTTGCCGAAGCGTTGCAGGCGCACCTGCACAGCACCCGCTTCGTCATGCCCCAGGCGCCGACCCAGCCAGTGACCATCAACGGCGGCTATGCCATGCCCAGCTGGTACGACATCAAGGCCATGAGCCCAGCGCGCGCCATCGATGAAGCGCAGCTGGAGCAATCGGCCGAGCAGGTCATCGCCCTGATCGAAGCCGAGCGCAGCAAGGGCATCGACCTGACCCGCGTATTTCTCGCCGGTTTTTCCCAGGGAGGCGCAGTGGTCTTGCACACCGCCTATGTGAAATGGCAGGAGGCACTCGGCGGGGTGCTGGCCTTGTCGACCTACGCCCCGACCTTCAGCGACGAACATCAGCTCAGCGCCTGCCAGCAGCGTACGCCAGCCCTGTGCCTGCACGGGGTAAACGATCCGGTGGTGATTCCATCCATGGGCCGCACCGCCTTCGAGCACCTCAAGCACTGGGGTGTCGATGCCAGCTGGCAGGAGTATCCAATGGAGCATGAAGTGCTCAACGAAGAGGTTCAAAACATATTGAACTGGCTGGTCGCACGGCTGCGCTGA
- the moaC gene encoding cyclic pyranopterin monophosphate synthase MoaC: MLTHLDSQGRANMVDVTEKAVTAREAVAQARVRMLPQTLRMIVDGEHPKGDVFAVARIAGIQAAKKTSDLIPLCHPLMLTSVKVELRAEGEDAVQILARCKLAGQTGVEMEALTAASVAALTIYDMCKAVDKGMVIEQVRLLEKRGGKSGDFQAQAQ; the protein is encoded by the coding sequence GTGCTGACACACCTTGATTCCCAGGGACGGGCCAACATGGTCGACGTCACTGAAAAAGCCGTCACCGCCCGCGAAGCAGTGGCCCAGGCGCGGGTACGCATGTTGCCGCAGACCCTGCGCATGATCGTCGATGGCGAGCATCCTAAAGGCGATGTGTTCGCCGTGGCGCGCATCGCTGGCATCCAGGCCGCGAAGAAAACCAGCGACCTGATCCCCCTGTGCCATCCGCTGATGCTGACCAGTGTCAAGGTCGAACTGCGCGCCGAGGGTGAGGACGCCGTGCAGATCCTGGCGCGCTGCAAGCTGGCCGGACAGACCGGCGTGGAAATGGAAGCGCTGACTGCCGCCAGCGTTGCCGCACTGACGATCTACGACATGTGCAAGGCGGTGGACAAAGGCATGGTCATCGAGCAGGTGCGCTTGCTGGAGAAGCGCGGCGGCAAGAGCGGCGACTTCCAGGCGCAGGCGCAATGA
- a CDS encoding PhoH family protein: MDDQGRTPSSSKPILYVLDTNVLIHDPNALLNFEEHHVALPMTVLEELDKLKTGKQSIAADCRQAIRLIDQTLGDASPSAVERGVPIQRGKSGPKGFLSILMSQRNEPNRLLPEHLNDNIIINQLLELRATRADLDVVLVTKDINMRLKARACGIAAEDYSTDQLVDDVSLLSKGYHSVSGSFWDRVSKVDTRQERGRTWHRVQLAEPLQAVHINEFIIDEQGFVGWIKGARDGELLLLDLHQEPLLHQEAWGLKPRDIHQSLALLALLDPDIHLVNLTGAAGSGKTILALAAAIEQTMVSKRYRRIIATRSVQGLDQEIGFLPGTEAEKMEPWLGAITDNLEALHMDDESTHGSVEYILERVPLQFKSLNYIRGRSFQQSLILIDECQNLTPHQMKTIITRAGAGSKVVCLGNLAQIDTPYLSATSSGLTYLTERFKDFPHGVHITLQGVPRSVLAEYAESHL; this comes from the coding sequence ATGGATGACCAAGGACGCACCCCTTCCTCCAGCAAGCCAATCCTCTATGTCCTCGATACCAATGTCCTGATTCACGACCCCAACGCATTACTCAACTTCGAGGAGCACCACGTCGCCCTGCCGATGACGGTGCTGGAGGAACTCGACAAGCTCAAGACAGGCAAGCAGTCGATTGCCGCCGATTGTCGCCAGGCCATTCGCCTGATCGACCAGACCCTGGGTGATGCCTCGCCCAGCGCGGTCGAGCGGGGCGTGCCGATTCAGCGTGGCAAAAGCGGGCCGAAAGGTTTCCTGTCGATTCTGATGAGCCAGCGCAACGAACCCAATCGCCTGCTGCCCGAGCACCTCAACGACAACATCATCATCAACCAGTTGCTCGAACTGCGGGCCACCCGCGCCGATCTTGACGTGGTGCTGGTCACCAAAGACATCAACATGCGCCTCAAGGCGCGCGCCTGCGGCATTGCCGCCGAGGACTACAGCACCGACCAGTTGGTCGACGATGTCTCGCTGCTGTCCAAGGGCTATCACTCGGTGAGCGGCTCGTTCTGGGATCGGGTAAGCAAGGTCGATACCCGCCAGGAACGTGGTCGTACCTGGCATCGGGTGCAACTGGCCGAACCGTTGCAGGCGGTGCACATCAATGAGTTCATTATCGACGAGCAAGGCTTCGTCGGCTGGATCAAGGGCGCACGCGATGGCGAACTGCTGTTGCTCGACCTGCACCAGGAGCCGTTGCTGCACCAGGAAGCCTGGGGCCTGAAACCCCGCGACATTCACCAGAGCCTGGCCTTGCTGGCGTTGCTCGACCCGGACATCCATCTGGTCAACCTTACCGGCGCTGCCGGCTCGGGCAAGACCATCCTGGCCCTGGCGGCGGCGATCGAACAGACCATGGTCAGCAAACGCTACCGGCGCATCATCGCCACCCGCAGCGTGCAGGGGCTCGATCAGGAAATCGGCTTCCTGCCGGGTACCGAGGCAGAAAAGATGGAGCCTTGGCTGGGCGCCATCACCGACAACCTCGAAGCCTTGCACATGGATGACGAAAGCACTCACGGCAGTGTCGAGTACATTCTCGAGCGCGTCCCGCTGCAGTTCAAGTCGCTCAACTACATTCGCGGTCGCAGCTTCCAGCAAAGCCTGATCCTCATCGATGAATGCCAGAACCTCACTCCACACCAGATGAAGACCATCATCACCCGTGCTGGCGCTGGCTCCAAAGTGGTCTGCCTGGGCAACCTGGCGCAGATCGATACGCCTTACCTGTCCGCCACAAGCTCGGGCCTGACCTACCTCACCGAGCGCTTCAAGGACTTCCCCCACGGCGTGCACATCACCCTGCAAGGGGTGCCGCGCTCGGTACTGGCCGAGTACGCCGAGTCGCATCTGTAA
- the algW gene encoding Do family serine endopeptidase AlgW, whose protein sequence is MLKALRYVGWPLLTGVLIALLVIQRFPQWVGLPSQDVNLQQAPQTTQVVQGPVSYADAVTLAAPAVVNLYTTKVVNKNAAHPLFEDPQFRRFFGDNLPKQRRWESSLGSAVIMSPEGYLLTNNHVTSGADQIVVALKDGRETLARVIGSDPETDLAVLKIDLKNLPAITIGRSDTLRIGDVSLAIGNPFGVGQTVTMGIISATGRNQLGLNNYEDFIQTDAAINPGNSGGALVDANGNLTGINTAIFSKSGGSQGIGFAIPVKLALEVMKSIIEHGQVIRGWLGIEVQPLSQELAESFGLKGRPGIVVAGIFREGPAARAGLQVGDVILSINGEPAGDGRKSMNQVARIRPNNKVAIEVMRNGKQLKLIAAVGLRPPPAPVVKKDEK, encoded by the coding sequence ATGCTCAAGGCTTTGCGTTACGTTGGCTGGCCCCTTCTCACCGGGGTCCTGATCGCCCTGCTGGTCATTCAGCGCTTCCCCCAATGGGTGGGCCTGCCCAGCCAGGATGTCAATCTGCAACAGGCGCCGCAAACCACCCAAGTGGTGCAAGGCCCGGTCTCCTACGCCGACGCGGTGACCCTCGCCGCGCCTGCGGTGGTCAACCTCTACACCACCAAGGTGGTGAACAAGAACGCCGCCCACCCGCTGTTCGAAGACCCGCAGTTCCGCCGCTTCTTCGGCGACAACCTGCCCAAGCAGCGGCGCTGGGAATCGAGCCTGGGCTCGGCGGTGATCATGAGCCCGGAAGGCTACCTGCTGACCAACAACCATGTGACCAGCGGGGCCGACCAGATCGTGGTGGCGCTCAAGGATGGTCGGGAAACCCTGGCGCGGGTCATCGGCAGCGACCCGGAAACCGACCTTGCCGTGCTCAAGATCGATCTGAAGAACCTGCCCGCCATCACCATCGGTCGTTCCGACACCTTGCGCATCGGTGATGTGTCGCTGGCCATCGGCAACCCGTTCGGCGTCGGCCAGACCGTCACCATGGGCATCATCAGCGCCACCGGCCGCAATCAGCTGGGCTTGAACAACTACGAAGACTTCATCCAGACCGACGCGGCGATCAACCCCGGCAACTCCGGTGGCGCGCTGGTCGATGCCAATGGCAACCTTACCGGTATCAATACCGCGATCTTCTCCAAGTCTGGCGGCTCCCAGGGCATCGGCTTCGCCATCCCGGTCAAGCTGGCGCTGGAGGTGATGAAATCGATCATCGAGCATGGCCAGGTGATCCGTGGCTGGCTGGGCATCGAAGTGCAACCGCTAAGCCAGGAGCTGGCCGAATCCTTCGGCCTCAAAGGCCGTCCGGGTATCGTCGTGGCCGGCATTTTCCGCGAGGGGCCGGCAGCTCGAGCGGGCTTGCAGGTGGGCGATGTGATTCTGAGCATCAATGGCGAGCCGGCCGGCGACGGCCGCAAGTCGATGAACCAGGTGGCGCGCATCAGGCCGAACAACAAGGTCGCCATCGAGGTGATGCGCAATGGCAAGCAGCTCAAGCTGATCGCCGCAGTGGGCCTGCGTCCACCACCGGCGCCGGTGGTCAAGAAAGACGAGAAGTGA
- a CDS encoding polysaccharide deacetylase family protein codes for MRLALVVFAGLLSLAAQAAPPSPYVSLERNLWPEQLDSPVLFDVASRAEILSFARALHESERLDDTALATRLGLRQIDLPMIRAVRARLWQRLWENFQQARQSCEQDASFCFPLDSMAELRARAAVFAEEVGEFYSPWVEPSYAFHQRYLDELLRKAALFASSPNEIQRLSATERTGDELNDRVFLLTFVGGPGPAAGSTDRLTDYLRSQQVQGTFFVLGTRLQQRRDSAAGSPLREVYAGQCVGIQGWEYRSHALWQGWQESLRRSQARVQAELPEQYVPLFRPPYGQRRADGEAFMRNQGLQVALWDIDAQDDGPLGSEESAQRVLTLMLLWRKGVIQFHDSLPKAQVAVETLLQSTAQSGLGWEDCQTYGALRE; via the coding sequence GTGCGCCTTGCCCTGGTGGTCTTCGCCGGCCTGCTGAGTCTGGCCGCACAGGCCGCACCGCCTTCGCCCTACGTCAGCCTCGAGCGCAACCTGTGGCCCGAGCAACTGGACAGCCCGGTGCTGTTCGATGTCGCTTCGCGCGCCGAGATTCTTTCGTTCGCCCGCGCGTTGCACGAAAGCGAACGGCTCGATGACACCGCTCTGGCCACGCGACTTGGCCTGCGCCAGATCGACCTGCCGATGATTCGCGCCGTGCGCGCCCGCTTGTGGCAGCGTCTGTGGGAGAACTTCCAGCAGGCTCGGCAGAGCTGCGAGCAGGATGCCTCATTCTGCTTTCCGCTCGACAGCATGGCCGAACTCCGCGCACGTGCCGCGGTGTTCGCCGAGGAAGTGGGCGAGTTCTACAGCCCCTGGGTCGAGCCGAGTTACGCGTTCCATCAACGCTATCTCGATGAACTGCTGCGCAAGGCCGCGCTGTTCGCCAGCAGTCCCAACGAAATCCAGCGCCTTTCGGCAACCGAGCGCACGGGCGATGAGCTCAATGACCGCGTGTTTCTGCTGACCTTCGTCGGTGGCCCGGGACCTGCTGCTGGCAGTACCGATCGCCTCACCGACTACTTGCGTAGCCAACAGGTGCAAGGCACCTTCTTCGTGCTCGGCACGCGTTTGCAACAGCGGCGCGACAGCGCAGCGGGCAGCCCGCTGCGTGAGGTCTATGCCGGGCAGTGCGTGGGCATTCAGGGCTGGGAGTATCGATCCCATGCGCTATGGCAAGGTTGGCAGGAGTCGCTGCGCCGCAGCCAGGCGCGGGTGCAGGCCGAGTTGCCCGAGCAGTACGTGCCGCTGTTCCGTCCGCCCTATGGGCAACGACGCGCTGATGGTGAGGCATTCATGCGCAATCAGGGCTTGCAGGTAGCGTTGTGGGACATCGACGCCCAGGACGATGGCCCGCTTGGCAGTGAAGAATCGGCGCAGCGGGTACTGACCTTGATGCTGCTCTGGCGCAAGGGCGTGATCCAGTTCCACGACAGCCTGCCGAAAGCGCAGGTGGCCGTGGAAACCTTGCTGCAGAGCACGGCGCAGAGCGGTTTGGGTTGGGAGGATTGTCAGACCTACGGCGCCCTGCGCGAGTGA
- the moaE gene encoding molybdopterin synthase catalytic subunit MoaE — translation MAIRVQAQPFDAGQEVNAMHAANVGVGAVVAFVGYVRDFNDGREVAGMFLEHYPGMTEKALNKILVQAQQRWPLLRVEVLHRIGALQPGEPIVFVGIASAHRQAAFDACNFVMDYLKTQAPFWKKESTELGPRWVEGRQSDQDAAERW, via the coding sequence ATGGCCATCCGTGTGCAGGCGCAGCCGTTCGATGCCGGGCAGGAGGTCAATGCCATGCATGCGGCCAATGTCGGCGTTGGGGCGGTGGTGGCGTTCGTCGGCTACGTGCGTGACTTCAATGACGGCCGCGAAGTGGCGGGGATGTTCCTTGAGCACTATCCGGGCATGACCGAAAAGGCCCTGAACAAGATCTTGGTCCAGGCCCAGCAGCGCTGGCCGTTGCTCAGGGTCGAGGTGCTGCACCGCATCGGCGCGTTGCAACCGGGCGAGCCGATCGTCTTCGTCGGCATCGCCAGCGCCCACCGTCAGGCTGCGTTCGATGCCTGCAATTTCGTCATGGACTACCTGAAAACCCAGGCGCCGTTCTGGAAAAAAGAGTCCACCGAACTCGGCCCGCGTTGGGTCGAGGGTCGGCAGAGCGATCAGGACGCGGCTGAGCGTTGGTGA